Proteins encoded by one window of Lycium barbarum isolate Lr01 chromosome 11, ASM1917538v2, whole genome shotgun sequence:
- the LOC132617135 gene encoding probable bifunctional methylthioribulose-1-phosphate dehydratase/enolase-phosphatase E1 1, with protein sequence MAAAQLSVNGALKMASNSQAYLEGDKVKETKSLIAELCRHFYNQGWVSGTGGSITIKVHDDSVPKSQQLIVMSPSGVQKERMVEEDMYIMASDGSILSAPLAKPTPHKPPKCSDCAPLFMKAYQMRNAGAVIHSHGMESCLVTMLNPLAKEFRITHMEMIKGIQGHGYYDELVVPIIENTAYENELTESLTEAIKAYPKTTAVLVRNHGIYVWGDSWISAKTQSECYHYLFDAAIKLHHLGIDWTTPAHGPIQNATISAKAGAPNGTIEPSRRCIVLDIEGTTTPISFVTDVLFPYARNNVGRHLDATYDSAETQKDIKLLRAQVQQDLENGVAGAVCIPSDDAGKTEVIAALVANVEAMIKADRKITALKELQGHIWQTGFQNNELQGLVFDDVPAALEKWTALGIKVYIYSSGSRLAQRLLFGHTKHGDLRKYLYGFFDTTVGNKRETKSYAEITASLGVDNPSEILFVTDVYQEAAAAKAAGLEVIISIRPGNGPLPDNHGFRTVRSFSEI encoded by the exons ATGGCTGCAGCACAATTGAGTGTAAACGGAGCTCTAAAAATGGCGAGTAATTCTCAAGCATACTTAGAAGGTGACAAAGTCAAAGAAACCAAATCCTTAATCGCCGAGCTTTGCCGTCATTTCTATAACCAGGGTTGGGTTTCCGGCACCGGTGGCAGCATCACCATTAAAGTTCATGATGATTCAGTTCCCAAATCTCAACAACTTATCGTTATGTCCCCTTCCG GGGTGCAAAAGGAAAGGATGGTGGAAGAGGACATGTATATTATGGCATCAGATGGGTCTATTTTATCTGCGCCGTTGGCTAAACCTACCCCTCATAAACCTCCCAAGTGTTCTGATTGTGCTCCTCTTTTTATGAAG GCATATCAGATGCGTAATGCTGGTGCCGTTATCCACAGTCATGGAATGGAATCCTGCCTTGTAACAATGCTCAATCCACTAGCAAAAGAATTTCGG ATAACTCATATGGAAATGATAAAAGGAATTCAAGGGCATGGTTACTATGACGAACTTGTGGTTCCTATCATAGAGAACACAGCATATGAGAATGAACTCACAGAATCTCTTACTGAAGCT ATCAAAGCTTACCCGAAAACAACGGCTGTGCTGGTCCGCAACCATGGTATATACGTATGGGGAGATTCTTGGATAAGCGCTAAAACGCAG TCTGAGTGCTACCACTACCTCTTTGATGCTGCAATTAAACTTCATCACTTAGGAATCGACTGGACAACACCAGCTCATGGTCCTATTCAGAATGCCACAATATCTGCAAAAGCAGGTGCTCCAAATGGAACTATTGAGCCATCAAGG CGGTGCATCGTTTTGGATATTGAAGGAACAACTACCCCAATATCATTTGTGACCGATGTTCTGTTCCCTTATGCACGTAATAATGTTGGGAGACATTTGGATGCAACATATGACTCAGCAGAAACTCAAAAGGATATTAAGTTATTACGCGCTCAA GTGCAACAAGATCTGGAAAATGGTGTTGCAGGTGCTGTGTGTATCCCATCTGATGATGCTGGGAAAACAGAGGTAATTGCAGCTTTGGTCGCTAATGTTGAGGCAATGATTAAAGCTGACCGCAAGATTACTGCCTTGAAAGAGTTACAG GGACATATATGGCAAACTGGATTCCAGAACAATGAGTTACAGGGACTTGTTTTTGATGATGTGCCTGCTGCTCTTGAGAAATGGACTGCTTTAGGCATCAAG GTGTACATATACTCAAGCGGCAGCAGATTGGCACAGAGGCTTTTGTTTGGTCACACAAAACATGGAGACCTGAGAAAATATCTCTATGGATTTTTCGATACAACAGTGGG CAACAAGAGAGAAACTAAAAGTTATGCAGAAATCACAGCGTCGTTGGGGGTAGATAATCCATCAGAGATTTTGTTTGTGACAGATGTCTATCAAGAAGCGGCGGCTGCAAAGGCAGCAG GTTTGGAAGTGATAATCTCTATCAGACCAGGAAATGGACCGCTTCCAGATAATCATGGTTTCAGGACAGTCAGATCATTTTCGGAGATCTAA